GTAGGAAGTCAGAGTATGTAAAATACAGGAAGGATTAGGGCATGAGAAGAACTTAAATTGTAAATTGGAAAAATTATAGGAACTAGTATGTGGACTGATCCCAGGTAGACGGAAATCAAAAATGAAAGGGGAGAAGATAAAAACAACAAGATGGACAAGGTGAAGATAAAAGAGGGAGGCCTTGGGGGATTGGGGATCCCAAGCATTTGGGAGTACAGCAGATATGGCAGTGGAAGGAGATTTGACAATAGAAGGGGAACAAGATGCCCcattgctatttcaaaaggacagtttttccctctgggctggggagagagagggaggggctgCTATTcccctgttcaccttccctttcacatgtccattgacctggccaggaagcaggtacccGAGTGGATAGTGGGAGAGATTCCtcttcccagaattcctaggtGAGGAGCTTTCTGTGGGAGCGGACGGGATAGTATCTCTGATCCTGACCACAGGAAGGAGGGGTCGTTTTGGCTTTTGGTTCTAGGTTGTTCGCCTGCTGATAATCAGGGAAGGAGCTTGCTCTTGGgagagcagccatcttggacatgtgagcGATGCAATGAAACTCTGGAACCCCTTTAAGCAAAGGAGCCTGCCCTGTACTTAACACCAGATACGGTTTGTTTAACATAGGGACAGAATGATTgcatttcatccagtttcttttgtctcttttgcttaactccgtgctttttaatttgctttttaatACATCTTTTATATAATGGAAGTGGGCCACGGTTCTCTGATCCATGTAGTGCTCCCCTGACTCAGAAACGCTAGCggaagtgcaaagggaagacccagagggGTGAACCCTTGCAGTATCTTATCCCCCACAGTGCTCAGGTGCTGGGactgtgggagaccacagaggcaaggcctcacaaGTGTGGCTCTCCCAGTcctggctctcccagctgcaaCCCTGTACTTTAGCCAAGTGGTGGCAAGCAGTTACCCAAAGATTTTGTTTTGCCACCCacttggcaaccagccagaacagGAGGTGGACAAGGACGGAGCTGGGCCTGCAAGGGACAAGCAGGCTGGTTCCGTCACAAGGTTCAAACAGCAGATGCTCCTGGGCTCTCTGGACCCGCTCAAAATAGGGACGAACTTGCTGCCTTTCTAATCTCTGAACCATCCCAAGAAACATGGAGTGAAGCCAAGGGATATAACCCAtctctgacactgatgctgtgtaATTCCAGAACCAACAATCTCAACTCTACAACAATCTTTTGCAGAGCATGAGGTTAAACTGGAGTGCATGACTGGGACCTCGGGACTGAGGGGAGGTGGCCATCGTAGATCAGCAGGAGTCCTCCTTCAGGACACTCCCCACACCAATGATCTCAGGACTTGAGTGGGATCTGATTGAGAGCGTGGAGGGTTTATGCCTGGCCATGGAAACTTAGGATCCAGAAAGATTCCTAAATGCTCCATGGTCTCTGAAGCCTTCCAGTGACAGATAAGATGGTTGACAACTAGCATAGCCAGATGTCAGCCGCCATCAGCCTGATGCCGTCTCCTCTCACTCCTGGCTAGCACCTTGGTAAACCACTGCACAAAAAGAAGTGGGcgctgagacagctagagcaaggTTGGGGGCAGACTTGTGACGAATGTCAAGAGCATCTCATAGGACGCTTATAAGAGTGTATGacaggggccctccagatgtccatggactacaattcccaggagccccctgccagcattcgcagcatTCGCAGcattcgaatgctggcagggggctcctgggaattgtagtgcatggacatctggagggccgcagtttgactacccctggcgtatgAGATAGATGAGAAGGAGGTCAAATGTGAATTGCTggctagtctcttttaattatctcttttcacaattgggaaagtgtctgccattaattactaaccttgataTTTTCaggtattgctttaggatgctttgggctgatcctgcgttgagcagggggttggactagatggcctgtatggccccttccaactctaggattctatgattctatttttatttctccaatgtttttgtgaacgacaactgaacccaaagaactgattagcatttttagcaaagaattctcatgctgcataatttggatgttatgacatagtttactgatttgctactgatttactttttccttatatctacaCTCTTATGATCCtgttccactgtctgaggaagagtgcatgcactcaaaagctcacgccttgaataaacctttcttgatcttaaaggtgctaaaggtaaatgtatcccctgtgcaagcaccggatcatgtctgacccttggggtgacgccctctagcgttttcatgccagactctatacggggtggtttgccagtgccttccccagtcattaccgtttaccccccagcaagctgggtactcattttaccgacctcggaaggatggaaggctgagtcaaccttgagccagctgctgggattgaactcccagcctcatgggcagagctttcagactgcatgtctgctgccttaccaccctgcgccacaagaggctcatcttaagggtgctcttggactcaaattttgtcgttCATCACAGGAATCCTACTTCCAACCAAATTCCAAATCGGTTATTAAAGAAAAGAAGTACCTCTTTGGATTTCCGATGCCAGTCCTTGTTTTCGCTCCCACCTGGATCTTTCATCTCTTCCTCTGTGATCTCAGCTTGGTTGGTGTAAGTGATCGACCTCCAGTCTCTCGGAGAGTTCGAAATGCTCGCTATCTTGGATTCGGTGGCGCTGTTTTCTTCCGTCAGTGATCGAGAGGACCTCCTCGTGAACAAGCTTTTTTTTAAGGCTTTCACCCGAAGGCTTTCGCTATTGCTGCCGCTGGCATCCGAGCAGCACCAGTCTGGATTGTTGTCCAATTTACTCCCATGTGAAGAATTATGACGTGAAAACATTCGTGGGGAGGTACTCTCCTCTGACTGGACCTCACTCGTTAGGGAATTAAGATCAAGCTGGACGCTGACTTTCTCTGGCTGCTGAATCTTCTGATCCAGCTTGTTCAGCTTCCCCAAGACTTGGGAAATTTCATCCCTGACACTTGACAGAGACTCAAGTTTCTTTTCTATTTCCCCGATCCTCAGCACCAGCTTGCAAACACTGGTTTTCAGTTCATCATCTGCCGTACTGCAGCTCTCCAGTGGAGAAATCTTGTTCAGCTTGTTACTGGAATTCACACTGGAGATTTTTGCTATGTGGTGTTCGGGCGAGCTTTCGCAGTCAGATTTGTGTATCTGAGAGAGGGAGCCGGTGCTGTTGTAGCAAGAGGACTGCATCACTCCAGAAGACCCACAGACGCTCATGTCATCCAGAAACCTGAAGATGTCACTGATGTCATCACTCACAATTTCAGAGTCATCATCCGATCGCTTGGGAGAATGCCGTTCCCCATATTTGTTCTGATTCGAACTACATTTTTTGTGTTCCAACCCATGTTGGTCGGTCTGTGTTCCAATGCTGTTGGTTTTCTCACTGCTAAAAAGCTGAGCAGAGGTGCAGTTAACGCTTTTATCTTTAAACTTTTTGATGGGTTCGTGCTGTTCCATTTCTACGATGGAAGGGATGTCTTTGGGTTTATGTCCGTTTGGTTTCACAGCATAGTTGGGTGGCAACATTGGCTGTTGATCCTTTGAGCCACGATAAGGTTGGTGCCTCTCAGTGGCTATGAAGTTGGCAGTCTTGATGTTTGACCCTTGGTCACAAACCGGAAAGAAACAGGGTTTCTCTTCTGATGATTTCCTGTTCAAAAAGGATCTTTCAAAATCAGGGGTTTCTTCGGTATTTAGGCTCCAGCTCTTGGTTGGCCacggagtttgtttgtttggttttcctAACCACCTTTTGGTATCTTGCGACCCAAGGATGGTTGTTGGGCCAAAATAAGTAGATGCTTGGAGGTCGTCTAAACTTTCATGTTTGACTCGTCTTTTGTCTGGAACAGGGGAATAAATTGGGTTCAGATATTGGCTGCTGTACGGCATTTCAAAACTGTGATTGAAGAAGGCCTGCTTGGAAGCCTCCTTCCTGCTTGGGCGTTCTAGACGTTCATCTTCTGCTTTGCTTGTAGGCGATCCCAAGTTTGGAGAAATAGTTAAGAGATTGTGGAAGTCTTCCTTGAATATGTTTCTTTTCTGCATGCAGGACTGCATCACAAAGAGTTCGTCGTTTGAAATGCATGTGTCCTTGATAGGCAATGAGTCCTGGTCTGAGATGGATTCTGTCTCGATGTTCATGGGGAAATACGTGCTCTGCATTTCACAAGGGGTAGAGCTGGAGAGATTATAGGAGGCCAGTGCTTGCAACCTATCGAGGGATGCTGCTCGCCCTTTCATTTCCTTATTGACCCCAAGCAAAAAATTCGGTTCTGATGTGGGCACAAATTGTGGGCAGTCTTTGCAGTCCCCTTTCCTACATTTGGACGCCTTCCTGTCTGAGTATCCTCTGCTAAATTCTCTGTCTCTCAATTCACAATTAGGCACACAATCCACCACATTGCAGCCTTCTGAGTCGGACCGGCAGGAATCTACTGATTCTTTCTTCCTCACCTTCTCTTGGACCACAGGAAGTTTTTCCTTGGCCACGCCCCCATTCATCTGGATGAGGTTGAAGATTGTCACAATGTCTGCCGCAACCATGATCTTTTTTGATTGATGGTTGTTTACGGTGCATTTCATTTTGTCTTTGAATAAAGTGGCAGGGAAATTAGGATCCAGACAGGCGGTGTAGAAGAGCACACTCCTCAGTTTGGCCAGCTGAGACAAATCGAACCTTGCACACAACGATTTGCAGAGATCCTGATAGGAAACGGTGTTTTGCTTGGTATCAAGTTCCTCCAAAATGTTCACCAGGAACAGCGAAGAGTCTTGACTGGCCTCCATGGCTGATGAACATCAATTTTTGTAGTTCGTCCAGAATATTTTGCTCTAGAGCTAATTCAACACAGGGCAGAAAACAGAGTTTATTTATCATAAGTTTCCTAAAATATGTGAACTAAAGCACTGATTGTCATTTTTCTTAAATATACCAACATAAAATCAGTGGGGAGGGGCAAGGTAGAGTCCATGTTTTGcactcatagagtcatagaatcatagaaccatagagttggaaggggccatacaggccatctagtccaaccccctgctcagcgcaggatcagccctaagcatcctaaagcatccaagaaaagtgtgtatccaacctttgcttgaagactgccagtgagggggagctcaccacctccttaggcagcctattccactgttgaactactctcaCGATCCTATGACGATCGTCTCAAGAAGATCCTATTTCAGTTTCCGGCATCTCTGGTTAAGAAAGGTCTGGTGTTGGGAAAGCACTGAGATCATGGTGACTTACTGCCTGTCAGATTCACCAATATTGGGCAAGATGAACTTACATCTTCTTCACGCCAGTCCAAATGTTTTATCTCATTGTCACACTAGAACACTACCAAGAAACACAAACTGGAGCATCGGCAAGAGATTGTTCCACTATTCCAGTCACTGGGTTAACAAGCAGATGCCAGATTCTGCTCAGCCCACAAGTCAGTGTGatcgcctggagaaaaggagattgcgaggggacatgatagccctctttaagtatctgaaaggttgtcacttagaggagggcaggatgctgttaccattggctgcagaggagaggacacgcagtaatgggtttaaactacaagtacaacgatctaggttagatatcaggaaacaaaatttaacagtcagagtagttcagcagtggaataggctgcctaaggaggtggtgagctccccctcactggcagtcttcaagcaaaggttggatacacacttttcttggacgctttaggatgctttgggctgatcctgcattgagtagggggttggactagatggcctctatggccccttccaactctatgattctatgataggaaaATTAGTTGGAGTAGGGGAAAGAGATTTAGCTGAGGGAACAAAGCAAgagagagcccctgccacagagcACCTACCCttatatttccatttgaaaattCAAGATATTA
This window of the Paroedura picta isolate Pp20150507F chromosome 18, Ppicta_v3.0, whole genome shotgun sequence genome carries:
- the MINAR1 gene encoding major intrinsically disordered Notch2-binding receptor 1: MEASQDSSLFLVNILEELDTKQNTVSYQDLCKSLCARFDLSQLAKLRSVLFYTACLDPNFPATLFKDKMKCTVNNHQSKKIMVAADIVTIFNLIQMNGGVAKEKLPVVQEKVRKKESVDSCRSDSEGCNVVDCVPNCELRDREFSRGYSDRKASKCRKGDCKDCPQFVPTSEPNFLLGVNKEMKGRAASLDRLQALASYNLSSSTPCEMQSTYFPMNIETESISDQDSLPIKDTCISNDELFVMQSCMQKRNIFKEDFHNLLTISPNLGSPTSKAEDERLERPSRKEASKQAFFNHSFEMPYSSQYLNPIYSPVPDKRRVKHESLDDLQASTYFGPTTILGSQDTKRWLGKPNKQTPWPTKSWSLNTEETPDFERSFLNRKSSEEKPCFFPVCDQGSNIKTANFIATERHQPYRGSKDQQPMLPPNYAVKPNGHKPKDIPSIVEMEQHEPIKKFKDKSVNCTSAQLFSSEKTNSIGTQTDQHGLEHKKCSSNQNKYGERHSPKRSDDDSEIVSDDISDIFRFLDDMSVCGSSGVMQSSCYNSTGSLSQIHKSDCESSPEHHIAKISSVNSSNKLNKISPLESCSTADDELKTSVCKLVLRIGEIEKKLESLSSVRDEISQVLGKLNKLDQKIQQPEKVSVQLDLNSLTSEVQSEESTSPRMFSRHNSSHGSKLDNNPDWCCSDASGSNSESLRVKALKKSLFTRRSSRSLTEENSATESKIASISNSPRDWRSITYTNQAEITEEEMKDPGGSENKDWHRKSKEADQPYEVLQPHRHPKPSKDTFLIEQVFSPHPYPTSLKSHMKNNPLYTDMRLTELAEVKRAQPSWTIEEYTRNAGEKGKLAALDLQTQESLNPNNLEYWMEDIYTPGYDSLLKRKEAEFRRAKACKIAALIAAAACTVILVIVVPICTMKS